In Chlorobiota bacterium, the sequence GCGAAGGTTCCAAAGGATGCCGGCCGAGGCGGCAATAAAAACAACGGCAAAGATGATGTGCTGCATGATCGGTTCGGTTGGTCGGTTGCTGGCCGCCGGCGTTTGCGCACGCCAGCCCAGCAGAAAGGGAAGGTTTCGGCACGATTGCCAGCAACGGATTCCCCGCAGTGGCCTGCCAATTTTGGCCCGAAGTTACGGTTCGGAAGCCGAAGGTGAAAGCGTGGGAAGAGAGATGTTACGAAGAACCATCTGCGGGGTGATGCTGGCCATGCATTGGTGCGTTCCAACGGGGCAGCGCGCCGGGCCGTGGATGTCGCACGGGCGGCAGGGAAGCGGACCGGCCTGGACCACTGCGGACCCTTCCCCCCTGGGCGCAAAACCGAACTCCGGAACCGTCGGCCCAAAGATTGCCGTCACCGGGGTTCCCAGGCTTTCGGCAAGGTGGACCGGGGCGCTGTCGTTGGCCACCACGTGCGCGGCAAACGCAATCAGCATGCACAGCTGGCGCAAGGTGAGTTTGCCGGCAAGGTTGTGGTCCTGGGGCAGCCCGGCTTCGGCGGCAATCCGTTGGCAAAGCTCCCGCTCGGCTTCGCTTCCAATCAGCTTCACCGCCGCGCCACGCTCGGTAAGTTGGCGCGCAAGTGCGGCGTAGCCATCGGCACCCCATCGCTTTGTTGGCCACACCGATCCGGGCGCAACCAGCACCAGCGACTTCCCTTCGGCAGCGTAGGGAAGCAGGTCAAGAAAGTCGTGGGGGGAAGCGCGAAGCCACGGTTCCCGGGGGGCGGCAAAGATTCCGGCGCGTTCC encodes:
- a CDS encoding glycosyltransferase family 9 protein, with the translated sequence MTNVLIIQTGFLGDAVLATGLLRGLASQPEIHVGMVVRQAYAQLFHGHPALRWVHPFQKQAKGGFAAVLESITKVGYDLALIPHRSARSALLAWRAGIPRRIGFRQSELPLLFTDAVEYHIARHETDRNAALLERAGIFAAPREPWLRASPHDFLDLLPYAAEGKSLVLVAPGSVWPTKRWGADGYAALARQLTERGAAVKLIGSEAERELCQRIAAEAGLPQDHNLAGKLTLRQLCMLIAFAAHVVANDSAPVHLAESLGTPVTAIFGPTVPEFGFAPRGEGSAVVQAGPLPCRPCDIHGPARCPVGTHQCMASITPQMVLRNISLPTLSPSASEP